The following coding sequences lie in one Saccopteryx bilineata isolate mSacBil1 chromosome X, mSacBil1_pri_phased_curated, whole genome shotgun sequence genomic window:
- the ERAS gene encoding GTPase ERas: MALPKKPSVLDLGLGTWNVSSQEESQKAQAPSRDVKKKLPEYKAVVVGASGVGKSALTIQLNHQCFVEDHDPTIQDSYWKEMTLDQEGCILNVLDTAGQATHKALRDQCLAVGDGVLGVFALDDPSSLTQLQQMRATWGPHYTRPLVLVGNKCDLVTAAGDAHAAAIELAKSWGAPFVETSAKTRQGVEEAFTLLIHEIQRVQEALAKEAEAGSRKAKARHQKTMCHCGCSVA, from the coding sequence ATGGCACTGCCAAAAAAGCCTAGCGTGCTTGATCTGGGACTGGGCACATGGAATGTGAGCTCCCAGGAGGAGAGCCAGAAGGCTCAGGCACCTTCCAGGGATGTTAAAAAGAAGCTGCCAGAGTACAAGGCAGTGGTGGTGGGTGCCAGTGGTGTGGGCAAGAGTGCACTGACCATCCAGCTTAACCACCAGTGTTTCGTGGAAGACCATGACCCCACGATCCAAGATTCCTACTGGAAGGAGATGACCCTGGACCAAGAGGGCTGCATTCTAAATGTGCTAGACACAGCCGGGCAGGCCACTCATAAGGCCTTGCGTGACCAGTGCTTGGCTGTTGGGGATGGTGTACTGGGTGTCTTTGCCCTTGATGACCCCTCATCTTTAACCCAGCTGCAGCAGATGCGGGCCACCTGGGGCCCTCACTATACCAGGCCCCTCGTCCTTGTGGGCAACAAGTGCGACCTTGTGACCGCTGCCGGAGATGCTCATGCTGCTGCTATAGAACTTGCGAAGAGCTGGGGGGCCCCGTTCGTGGAGACCTCTGCCAAAACACGGCAAGGTGTAGAGGAAGCCTTTACCCTGCTCATCCATGAGATCCAGAGGGTCCAGGAGGCCCTTGCAAAGGAGGCTGAGGCGGGGTCCAGAAAGGCGAAGGCCCGGCACCAGAAGACCATGTGCCACTGTGGCTGCTCTGTGGCCTGA
- the PCSK1N gene encoding proSAAS, which translates to MAGSPLLGGPRAGGVGLLVLLLLGLLRPPTALCTRPVKDPRSVGSASPTLSEAGIPRRFRRAAAWGEAAEAVQELARALAHLLEAERQERARAEAQEAEDQQARVLAQLLRVWGAPRTNDLAPGLEDDPDAPAAQLARALLRARLDPAALAAQLVPAPAPANALRPRPPIYDDGPAGPEAEDAGDDTPDVDPELLRYLLGRILAGSADSEAAAAQRRRLRRAAVQDLGPDIPTEGVLGALLRVKRLETPAPPAPPAPPAPPARRLLPS; encoded by the exons ATGGCGGGGTCGCCACTGCTCGGCGGGCCGCGGGCCGGGGGCGTCGGCCTTCTGGTGCTGCTGCTATTGGGCTTACTTAGGCCACCCACCGCTCTCTGCACACGGCCGGTAAAG GACCCTCGCAGCGTGGGCTCAGCCTCGCCAACCTTGAGCGAGGCTGGCATCCCTCGCCGCTTCCGGCGGGCAGCGGCCTGGGGTGAGGCAGCGGAGGCCGTGCAGGAGCTGGCGCGGGCGCTGGCTCACCTGCTGGAGGCCGAACGGCAGGAGCGGGCGCGTGCCGAGGCGCAGGAGGCCGAGGACCAGCAGGCGCGCGTCTTGGCGCAGCTGTTGCGTGTCTGGGGCGCTCCCCGTACCAACGACCTGGCCCCGGGCCTGGAGGATGATCCCGACGCCCCCGCCGCGCAGCTGGCCCGCGCCCTACTACGCGCCCGCCTGGATCCTGCTGCCCTTGCAGCCCAGCtggtccctgccccagcccccgccAATGCACTCCGACCCCGGCCCCCAATCTACGATGATGGCCCCGCGGGCCCCGAGGCCGAGGATGCCGGTGACGACACACCCGATGTGGATCCCGAACTGCTGAG GTACTTGTTGGGGCGGATCCTCGCGGGAAGCGCGGATTCCGAGGCGGCGGCTGCCCAGCGCCGCCGCCTCCGCCGAGCCGCAGTCCAGGATCTGGGCCCTGATATACCCACTGAGGGTGTACTGGGGGCCCTGCTGCGCGTGAAGCGCCTGGAGACCCCTGCGCCTCCTGCGCCCCCTGCACCCCCGGCGCCCCCTGCGCGCCGCCTCTTGCCATCCTGA